Proteins encoded together in one Drosophila albomicans strain 15112-1751.03 chromosome 2R, ASM965048v2, whole genome shotgun sequence window:
- the LOC117576230 gene encoding nucleolar protein 56 — MSSLYVLYEHAAGFALFSVKEFEEVSMFLPQVESSVTDIAKFNSIVKLAGFSPFKSAIAALENINAISEGIVPQDLLHFLDDFFAKLKKKKCTLGIADAKLGAAITEAVGVQCSHFGVVPEILRGVRFHFAKLVKGFTDKSAGVAQLGLGHSYSRAKVKFNVHRSDNMIIQSIALLDQLDKDVNTFSMRIREWYSYHFPELVKIVPDNYMFAKAAKFIKDRKDLTQDKLEELEQIVMDSSKAQAIIDAGKMSMGMDISIVDLMNIELFAERVVKLSEYRKRLSTYLHNKMNLVAPNLQSLIGDQVGARLISHAGSLTNLAKYPASTVQILGAEKALFRALKTRSNTPKYGLIYHSSFIGRAGLKNKGRISRFLANKCSIASRIDCFLEQPTSVFGETLKQQVEDRLKFYESGDVPRKNIEVMKEAIEAAGQEANNTPQSEKKKKKRKETTNGTSNGNGKVLDEENGDAEADEEPKKKKKKKNKNKVAVEV; from the exons Atg TCGAGTCTGTACGTACTCTATGAGCATGCGGCAGGTTTCGCACTTTTCTCCGTCAAGGAGTTCGAGGAGGTTTCCATGTTTCTACCTCAAGTGGAGTCTTCTGTGACGGATATCGCCAAATTTAATTCCATTGTGAAACTGGCTGGCTTTTCGCCCTTCAAATCGGCTATAGCTGCTCTTGAGAACATCAATGCCATATCCGAGGGAATTGTGCCCCAAGATCTACTCCATTTTCTCGACGATTTCTTTGCCAAGcttaagaagaagaagtgcaCCCTTGGAATTGCAGATGCCAAGCTAGGCGCAGCAATTACCGAAGCTGTGGGCGTCCAATGCAGTCACTTTGGTGTAGTTCCCGAAATACTTCGTGGTGTTCGATTCCACTTTGCAAAATTAGTCAAGG GTTTTACTGACAAGTCCGCTGGCGTGGCACAACTTGGTCTGGGACACAGCTATTCGCGTGCCAAAGTCAAGTTCAACGTGCACCGATCGGACAACATGATTATTCAATCGATTGCGCTTCTTGATCAGTTGGATAAGGATGTCAACACGTTCTCGATGCGGATACGCGAGTGGTACTCGTATCACTTCCCAGAACTGGTCAAAATTGTTCCTGACAATTATATGTTCGCAAAGGCAGCGAAGTTCATCAAGGACCGTAAAGACCTCACCCAAGATAAGCTTGAGGAGCTGGAGCAAATTGTTATGGACTCGTCCAAGGCTCAAGCTATCATAGATGCGGGCAAGATGTCCATGGGCATGGACATTTCCATTGTGGATCTTATGAACATTGAGCTGTTCGCTGAGCGTGTCGTCAAGCTTTCCGAGTACCGCAAAAGGCTTTCCACATACTTGCACAACAAAATGAACTTGGTGGCCCCGAACCTTCAGTCACTTATTGGGGATCAAGTCGGGGCTCGACTAATCTCGCACGCCGGCAGCCTTACCAATTTGGCCAAGTATCCGGCATCGACAGTTCAAATTTTGGGTGCCGAGAAAGCTCTGTTCCGAGCACTCAAAACTCGTTCCAATACACCCAAGTATGGACTTATCTATCATTCATCGTTTATCGGAAGAGCTGGTCTTAAGAACAAGGGTCGTATATCACGTTTCCTGGCCAACAAGTGCTCGATTGCGTCTCGCATTGATTGCTTTTTGGAACAGCCAACCAGCGTATTTGGTGAAACGTTGAAGCAGCAGGTGGAAGATCGCCTCAAGTTTTACGAATCGGGCGACGTGCCACGCAAGAACATTGAGGTCATGAAGGAGGCCATCGAGGCAGCTGGACAGGAAGCCAATAATACGCCACAGtcagagaagaagaaaaagaagcgTAAGGAGACAACAAATGGCActagcaatggcaatggcaaagtTCTTGACGAGGAGAATGGCGATGCTGAGGCTGATGAAGAGcctaagaagaagaaaaagaagaagaacaagaacaaggtGGCTGTGGAGGTGTAG
- the LOC117576231 gene encoding MOB kinase activator-like 1 isoform X2, which yields MKHAAATLGSGNLRNAVSLPDGEDLNEWVAVNTVDFFNQINMLYGTITEFCTEESCGIMSAGPKYEYHWADGLTVKKPIKCSAPKYIDYLMTWVQDQLDDETLFPSKIGVPFPKNFLASAKTILKRLFRVYAHIYHQHFSEVVTLGEEAHLNTSFKHFIFFVQEFNLIERRELAPLQELIDKLTAKDERQI from the exons ATGAAGCATGCGGCTGCCACACTTGGTTCGGGCAACCTGCGCAACGCAGTCTCTCTACCTGATGGCGAGGATCTCAACGAATGGGTGGCCGTTAATA CTGTCGATTTCTTCAATCAGATTAACATGCTGTACGGCACCATCACAGAGTTCTGCACAGAGGAGAGCTGTGGCATTATGTCGGCGGGTCCGAAATACGAATACCATTGGGCAGATGGTTTGACAGTGAAGAAGCCCATCAAATGCAGCGCTCCCAAGTATATTGACTATCTGATGACGTGGGTGCAAGATCAACTAGATGACGAGACCTTATTTCCATCCAAGATCGGCGTGCCATTTCCAAAGAATTTTCTAGCCTCCGCCAAGACCATATTAAAGCGTCTGTTTCGCGTCTATGCACACATCTATCATCAGCACTTCTCCGAGGTTGTCACATTGGGAGAGGAGGCGCATTTGAATACGTCCTTTAAGCACTTTATATTCTTTGTGCAAGAGTTCAATCTAATTGAGCGACGCGAACTGGCACCACTGCAGGAGCTCATCGATAAGCTTACGGCAAAGGATGAGAGGCAGATATAG
- the LOC117576231 gene encoding MOB kinase activator-like 1 isoform X1 has translation MAMEFLFGSRSSKTFKPKKNIPEGTHQYDLMKHAAATLGSGNLRNAVSLPDGEDLNEWVAVNTVDFFNQINMLYGTITEFCTEESCGIMSAGPKYEYHWADGLTVKKPIKCSAPKYIDYLMTWVQDQLDDETLFPSKIGVPFPKNFLASAKTILKRLFRVYAHIYHQHFSEVVTLGEEAHLNTSFKHFIFFVQEFNLIERRELAPLQELIDKLTAKDERQI, from the exons ATGGCAATGGAATTTTTGTT CGGATCACGTTcaagcaaaacttttaagCCGAAAAAGAACATCCCAGAGGGCACGCATCAGTATGATCTCATGAAGCATGCGGCTGCCACACTTGGTTCGGGCAACCTGCGCAACGCAGTCTCTCTACCTGATGGCGAGGATCTCAACGAATGGGTGGCCGTTAATA CTGTCGATTTCTTCAATCAGATTAACATGCTGTACGGCACCATCACAGAGTTCTGCACAGAGGAGAGCTGTGGCATTATGTCGGCGGGTCCGAAATACGAATACCATTGGGCAGATGGTTTGACAGTGAAGAAGCCCATCAAATGCAGCGCTCCCAAGTATATTGACTATCTGATGACGTGGGTGCAAGATCAACTAGATGACGAGACCTTATTTCCATCCAAGATCGGCGTGCCATTTCCAAAGAATTTTCTAGCCTCCGCCAAGACCATATTAAAGCGTCTGTTTCGCGTCTATGCACACATCTATCATCAGCACTTCTCCGAGGTTGTCACATTGGGAGAGGAGGCGCATTTGAATACGTCCTTTAAGCACTTTATATTCTTTGTGCAAGAGTTCAATCTAATTGAGCGACGCGAACTGGCACCACTGCAGGAGCTCATCGATAAGCTTACGGCAAAGGATGAGAGGCAGATATAG